The following proteins are co-located in the Longimicrobium sp. genome:
- a CDS encoding type II toxin-antitoxin system HicB family antitoxin: MSNYRIVLERRSTGYSAYSPDLPGCASTGATREKAEANMRDASEFHIDGLREEGFPVPEPRAR; this comes from the coding sequence ATGAGCAACTACAGGATCGTCCTGGAGCGCAGGTCCACGGGGTACTCGGCCTACTCGCCGGATCTACCGGGCTGCGCCAGCACCGGAGCAACGCGCGAAAAGGCAGAGGCGAACATGCGCGATGCCAGCGAGTTCCACATCGACGGTCTTCGCGAGGAAGGCTTTCCCGTT
- a CDS encoding HPP family protein, producing MEQESLRPGERITRTIRQRLHLKGELMLAALPTATVLLVLFLVETLSEQRLLFASLASSAFLIYMDPEHGTNRVRTLVISQLGAAVLGLMAFMVLGPGYTGAALSMVATILLMILSDAVHPPAVSTALSFSLRAGDESNIALFAIAVAITAGLVVMQRAAVWMLARYSARH from the coding sequence ATGGAACAGGAGAGCCTGCGGCCGGGCGAGCGGATCACGCGCACCATCCGCCAGCGGCTGCACCTGAAAGGCGAGCTGATGCTGGCCGCCCTGCCGACCGCGACGGTGCTGCTGGTGCTGTTCCTGGTGGAGACGCTCAGCGAGCAGCGCCTGCTGTTCGCGTCGCTGGCGTCCAGCGCGTTCCTGATCTACATGGACCCGGAGCACGGGACCAACCGCGTGCGGACGCTGGTGATCTCGCAGCTGGGCGCGGCCGTGCTGGGGCTGATGGCTTTCATGGTGCTGGGCCCCGGGTACACCGGCGCCGCGCTTTCGATGGTCGCCACCATCCTGCTGATGATCCTGTCCGACGCGGTCCATCCGCCAGCCGTTTCCACCGCGCTGAGCTTTTCGCTGCGCGCGGGCGACGAGAGCAACATCGCGCTCTTCGCCATCGCCGTGGCCATCACCGCGGGCCTGGTGGTGATGCAGCGTGCCGCCGTGTGGATGCTGGCGCGCTACTCGGCCCGGCACTAA